In the Oryza glaberrima chromosome 6, OglaRS2, whole genome shotgun sequence genome, one interval contains:
- the LOC127777657 gene encoding homogentisate geranylgeranyltransferase, chloroplastic → MQASSAAAACSAIKPAAHQHTVQVQEDKRGLEFRARFGTRKLSWGGKLSVENSSLHQCQSLTRSIRRQKRQHSPVLQVRCYAIAGDQHESIATEFEEICKEVPQKLGAFYRFCRPHTIFGTIIGITSVSLLPMRSLDDFTMKALWGFLEALSSALCMNIYVVGLNQLYDIQIDKVNKPSLPLASGEFSVATGAVLVLTSLIMSIAIGIRSKSAPLLCALFISFFLGSAYSVDAPLLRWKRNAFLAASCILFVRAVLVQLAFFAHMQQHVLKRPLAPTKSVVFATLFMCCFSSVIALFKDIPDIDGDRHFGVESLSVRLGPERVYWLCINILLTAYGAAILAGASSTNLCQMIITVFGHGLLAFALWQRAQHCDVENKAWITSFYMFIWKLFYAEYFLIPFVQ, encoded by the exons ATGCAAgcctcatcggcggcggcggcgtgctcggCTATCAAGCCGGCGGCGCATCAGCACACCGTGCAAGTCCAGGAAG ATAAGAGGGGATTGGAATTCAGGGCTCGGTTTGGAACGAGGAAACTGTCCTGGGGAG GTAAATTGTCGGTGGAAAATTCTTCCCTACACCAGTGTCAAAG TCTCACAAGAAGCATAAGGAGGCAAAAAAGACAACATTCTCCAGTCCTCCAAGTGAGATGCTATGCCATTGCTGGTGATCAGCACGAATCCATCGCCACTGAGTTTGAAGAAATTTGCAAAGAAGTTCCCCAGAAACTGGGAGCTTTTTATCGGTTTTGCCGACCCCACACAATTTTTGGCACT ATAATAGGAATCACTTCAGTTTCTCTCCTGCCAATGAGAAGCCTAGATGATTTTACTATGAAAGCATTATGGGGATTTCTTGAG GCTTTATCCTCCGCTTTATGTATGAATATCTATGTTGTAGGCCTGAATCAACTATATGACATCCAGATTGATAAG GTCAATAAGCCCAGCCTTCCGTTGGCGTCAGGAGAATTTTCAGTGGCAACTGGAGCAGTGTTAGTACTCACGTCCTTGATCATG AGCATTGCCATTGGAATCAGATCCAAATCAGCTCCTTTGTTATGTGCTTTGTTTATCAGTTTCTTTCTTGGAAGTGCATACTCTGTTGAT GCTCCGTTACTCCGGTGGAAAAGGAACGCGTTTCTCGCTGCATCTTGTATACTATTTGTAAGAGCTGTCTTAGTTCAGCTAGCTTTCTTTGCACATATGCAG CAACATGTTCTGAAGAGGCCCTTGGCACCAACAAAGTCGGTGGTTTTCGCAACATTATTCATGTGTTGCTTTTCTTCAGTTATAGCTTTATTCAAG GATATTCCAGATATTGATGGTGACAGACATTTTGGCGTCGAATCCCTGAGCGTACGTTTGGGTCCAGAAAGA GTGTATTGGCTCTGCATAAACATACTATTAACAGCATATGGGGCTGCCATTTTGGCTGGAGCATCATCTACAAATCTATGTCAAATGATTATCACC GTTTTCGGCCATGGCCTGCTTGCCTTTGCACTTTGGCAGAGAGCACAGCACTGTGACGTTGAAAACAAGGCGTGGATCACATCATTTTACATGTTCATTTGGAAG TTGTTCTACGCTGAGTATTTCCTTATACCATTTGTGCAGTGA